In Cucurbita pepo subsp. pepo cultivar mu-cu-16 chromosome LG04, ASM280686v2, whole genome shotgun sequence, the following are encoded in one genomic region:
- the LOC111793910 gene encoding protein NUCLEAR FUSION DEFECTIVE 6, chloroplastic/mitochondrial, producing the protein MASVCRSVLTATGSRSMAGRTRTLLRKTLNPMPDSSSSKGLTSVSRIVSSLATVESLMPLHSAVASARLKSKIAVDSHCWSWLSEGFATPL; encoded by the exons ATGGCTTCCGTTTGCCGATCAGTTCTCACGGCGACGGGTTCAAGGTCCATGGCCGGCCGGACCAGAACACTGCTTCGTAAAACCTTAAATCCAATGCCggattcttcttcctccaaagGCCTCACTTCCGTTTCCAG GATTGTTTCGTCTTTGGCTACTGTGGAGTCTCTGATGCCACTCCATAGCGCCGTCGCCTCAGCTCGGTTGAAGTCCAAAATTGCCGTCGATTCGCATTGCTGGAGCTGGCTTTCTGAAG GATTTGCAACACCTTTGTGA